The following is a genomic window from Scleropages formosus chromosome 11, fSclFor1.1, whole genome shotgun sequence.
CGTTTACTACCACTCCTGCGCTTTTTAGACGGTGAAGTGGCAGCGATCCCACGCGCCACGCTTCACGTCTCCCAGCACATCGTCACgtttatatatattaatcaTTGATGTGACACGGCGTGTGCGTCAGAATCGTCGTGCGTCCAAATTGTTTCCACTCGGAGCAAAATCATGCCTCGTTTCTTCTTGGGATGGTCGCTAGAACATGTCAagacatatatataataatatacatatattattatatacgtTTTTATTTACGGATAAAGGCAACACGTCTAAAATACTATAGCCCTTAGCGCGCGGCGAATCCTTCCTAAAACAAGCGAATGTATGTgaattgtttctttaaaaatgtaacgcTTTCCATTTGATACAAATTTCCCCGCAGATCAGCCTGATGATGTGGATGTGTAAAGTGCGGTCGTGGCCCACCGCGGCACTACATGATGTTATTTCTTTCTTGGGGGGCGCCGGCGGGGGCACTGACTGCGCGCGTTTTTCTGCGGCACCTCGAAAAATAAACCTCGCGAGGCGCCGAATTGTTTCTCACGTGGAAAACGCGCTCCTCCTGCTCTCCGTGGGACTTCCATGCCATGGCTGCGGAAAATCCCGAACTTCAAACGTGGGCCTCGCGCCTCGGCGGCggtggggaggggtggtggtggtggtggtggtggtgatggtgccGGGGGGGGGCCCGGGCACGGCCGGGGACGACGCGCGTGACGCCCGGCAAAACGGAGcgtgtctgtctctctttcagATGCGGCGACGAACGCGGACGGCTCGTGCTGCTCGGACAAGGGGGGAGCCGAGCCCCCCAAGCAGAGGAAGAAGCGCTCGAGGGCCGCCTTCTCCCACGCGCAAGTCTTCGAGCTCGAGCGCAGGTTCAACCACCAGAGGTACCTGTCCGGCCCGGAGAGAGCGGACCTGGCCGCCTCGCTGAAGCTCACGGAGACGCAGGTTAagatctggttccagaaccgcAGGTACAAAACCAAGCGCCGTCAGATGGCCGCCGATTTGCTCGCCTCGGCCCCGGCGGCCAAGAAGGTCGCGGTGAAGGTGCTGGTGCGGGACGACCGGAGACAGTACGGCCCGGGGGAGCTGCTGCGACCGCCGCTGCTCTCCGTGCAGCCGCCCTGCTTCTACCCGTACTCGTACTCGTACTCGTACTCGTACTGCCTCCCGGCATGGACCGTGTCGGCCGGCGCCGCAGACCCGTGACAGCGAGAGAGTGGCGCGGGACGCGGCGACGGCCAGTGCGCGTTTTTTCCGCGCGCGCTCCCGACGAGCGGTGCTCCCGAGAGACtctgctttctgtgtttttttttttttttttttttttttttttttttttttttgctctcttccAAAAGGACGCGGAGGAGCGCGAATCTCCCGTGGATCCGTGTCAGTGTCAATCATGgtatccatgtttttttttttttttttttttttgtaagactTTTCTGTGTTGGGACTATAACTGAAAGTAGCCTACTGTTCCTGAATGTATGgactgtctcacacacacacacacacacacacatacacacacacacaaacgcgcgCTCCTCACGGTTTCTGCGGGCCTGTCTCTCAGTGCTGTGTTACCGCTTTTCTTCTCTCTCAGGTTTTACTCGAGGTTTCTGGACAAACCTTTGAGcaaaccagacacacacacacacacacacacacacacacacacaccttgaggtAATTTCTTCTCTCGTGTCACTTCAAAGCTGATATGTTTATCGATTTGATATCATGTAAAATTGGACCTGCGGAGAAATAACGCAATTTAATCCTTTCAAAATGTACTTATTATTTCCTAATGATTTTGAACTATTTCGTTTACTGAACAAATGCATTAAACATATCAAACATACTCCTGTTTTGGAGCTCGGTGTCTATTCATTAAAAAGTTCCTACAAAATGTATCATCGTTAACACCTTTCTTTACGCAGCAACAAAGTTTTTCTGCTGTATTTATTACGTGTTGCAACAAAATGCACCACAGATAGTGGCATTTCAGTGTCAGTTATTGCGCGTTCTAGAACCTTCTCGTCGCGATTTAAACAGACGTGACACTTAAGTTGTTTCCTTAATCTGTTTATTCTTCTTTTcacaattaatattaataatgcgATTATGAGCTGCACATGAACACCTTCCGCTTGAGATTAAATAGCAATTTGAAATAtatctgtgtaaaaaaaagtgatgaaaatgcTAGTAACAATATTGTAAGGAACGCAAATATTCCGAAGTTGTCATTTTGAGAACAAGCACAAGATGTGATGTTTGATACAAAGACCATCCGCTCCTCATTGCCGGTGTTCTGCTTCATTTCGAGCGGCACCAAAGGGCAGCGCGTGCCCTCGTCCCCTTTTCCCTCTGTCCCCTTGTCCGTTTTGCGGGACacttttcctgtgtgtgtgtctgtgtgtgtatgtcagcGTGTGTGTCCCTGGCTGTTGCACGGCCCATGCGGGACACGGGCCTCCCGCTCGTACCCGCGACCTCTGGTACGGCGGCAATTAGGGGAGGCGCGCGTTCAGCGCTTTTACCCCCCGGTACTCACCTTACTGGACTGGAGCTGCGTGTCAGTGCTGGGTGTCGGTGGCTCTGTGCTCCGACTCAATCCGCCGTATGTCCCCCAGGGTCTCAGCAGCAGTTATTGATCATAATGGCTCTAACAAATAAGGGCTGCGCGTGCAGTGGAAATTTACTGAGGTTTTGCTGTAGGAGGGAATTAATTTGGGGGCATTAATCAAAAGTAACgaaatgtggtaaaaatgcGGTCTTATACACACATTACCTAGAAAAGTCCTGTTCAAGTTTCCACGTGTGCTtcgttaatgtgtgtgtgtgtgtgtgtgtgtgtgtgtttccagatGTCGGGCAGCGCGTCCTACTCCATAAATGCAGCTGGTTTGCGCTTTAATTTACACGACTGATTACAGTGTTACAGTAGCGAATGGATTTTTGCCGACTTCGGGACACCTAacagtgttgttgttgttacattGAGGGTCGCCGGGAGGTCGGACCCTTAGCCGGTGCTTTTGAGGCTGGACCATGGACTTCgcattattcttcttcttcttcttattattatttttataataatattattatgacgaactggcgtcccgtccagggtgggtggggtgtcccccccccagccttgcgccctgtgttacgggttaggcaccggctcgccgcgaccccgctcgggacaagaggtttcagactgtgtgtgtgtgtgtgtgtgtatgtgtgtgtgtgataataataataataataataataataataacgcgTTTAAGTGCAATATTCCCATCGTTGTGTCCCTGCGCGTAAACACGAAAAACCGTGTAAAACATCCGAAGTAAAAGGTTTTTTGCTCACTATCGTTAGCTGCCCCTCGTTGTTACATGTAcattatacttatttattaGGATTTCCTGCAAaagtatgaataaaaaatgcagtACATCTGGGTTGCACTTAGTGGTATGTTTATCTTCCTTCTCCTACTagtaaattttttaaagtttgtccTCGATTTTAAAGGGAATTTAaaatttgtggatttttttttttaaatctgaagagTGTTTCAGTCGCCTTTTAACGGGGCTCGTAACGAGTGGTTTTTGCGCAGAGCTCGTGCCGATGCGCTATTTGTCAATAGCAGCAGGTGAGTTAGCAGTGAGTATCTACTCGTAACTAGCAGGACACATTTTGGCGGATATGTCGTTATTTGttgattaaacattttcagccAACAAAACTTCGTAGAAATTATGGGAATTGAGCATCTGAGATTTCCATATTTTGGTGAAAAAATTGATTCCATTCACAAAAAATTGATTCACATTGATTAATTGATctatgtgaaaaatgtgtaagataaaaaaaactaaccttggaagtatcagctaaataactgttttataataataataaataataataataataataataataataatacagttattTGTTTCCCAGTATTTCTTTGTTACTCACATGACTTTTTTGATTCATATTTCgcataaagtgatttttttttatcttggcCAATAtgcaacaaaatacagtttcatttgtatttgtgttcAATACAATTTCGTTTTATTCTGGTTCATACCGCCAGTAAATctaaattttcttaaaatcagAATTGCTATTACTCTTAGTGGTAATTAACTAGAGTGCCTGTCGCGCAATGCCAGTTTTTATTAATAGATTTTAAGGGAACGgaagaacatttctgttaaAGCACTTTTATTGCTGGTCCTCTGCTCTCTTCTCTGCGACTCCGTTCATGTTCTACGTCCAGCCCGTTGTTCAGCTCAGCAAACCGTGTGGTTTTTACACGaggtttagatttttttgtgctGCAAAACGCAGCTGGAACAGAGGAGAAAATGTCCCCAAATAAGGGTGGAGGTGTCCCCTAGGACACAGGACACCACTGCGCTCTGCTGCTCTGGGACTGTTCTGCGTGCACAAGACGCGGGTTTCCTACTACTGCCTCCTGGACACGAGTTTCCTTTTCAAATTAAtagcatacatacacacacacacacacgcacgcacgcacgcacgcacgcacgcacacacacgtgttccTTCTTAACAGCTCCTATGACCTCTTTgtcaaagtgacttatagtagACAATCAAACGGTTATGTgacgatttacccgtttatacattcttactgtaccagttcgtggtaagtactgtgctcaagggtcctgcagcaggagagggaacGAGAACTTTCGGGAACTTTCAGGGTACAACCAACAAAGAGCCCTGTTTACTATGGTGCTCTACCTGCTGACCAGTGACATGGACACTTCCAGGGAATGAAGTGTGGAGCACAAGTGGGGGTGGTGGCTGTAAACGACCCCCAGACCCCGCCATGACCCTCTCCCCTCCCACCACGGATGCGTGTCACGTGTGTGATGTACTGTAGTGGAACATCTCAATACCTGCAATAGGTACAAGGTGCGAGTCGCGAACGCGCACAAACCGACCTGCGCGAACAGGGATTTCATTTTCCTCTCGCTTTGTGTCCAGGAACAAACTCTTCTTCCTCCCTCCTGTCCGTCACGTCCGTCATTCGGAGACCCGCAGTGCTTGCTGCTGCTCGCTGTCTTCCCGATTACACCATGTTTACCACGGTCTCACCCGCAGATCTTTTGagggttgtttttattttactgaacgAACATCACCGTGTTTATACATTGTTTCTGAACTCGGAGAATTATGGAATCTCCCATTTAGGCCGTGATATAGATTTTATGGATGAGATTTAAAAGATTGCTCTGGTCGGTTGCTGTGATGTGCGCGAGGTGGAAGGATGAACGATGCTTGTTTTTCGTGGAGTGGTCTCTTCATCCTTAGAAGTGTGTGTGCGGTTATTCTTCTAATAAACCCTTTTTAAGACATTATTCTTCTCCGTCCAACGGCAGCATAAGAATAAACCAGGAGAATAAACCGCTACAATAAACCATGAAGCGCATGTTTGcatattacatgtacatgtattcatttatcaggcacttttctccaagcgacgaacatctcatagaaaatacaatgtgtccattgcattaacagaaagagacacttagatagatacagacgtgtgatccttaaatacagtcagtttgtttctttccgctacacgcaccgatgttcatcacacgagtaactgcataaaactga
Proteins encoded in this region:
- the nkx3-2 gene encoding homeobox protein Nkx-3.2, whose translation is MNIMAVRGSALTPFSIQAILNKKEEKSRRLKDLDAFFPKAPCWKILGELEEQEEEEEEGSCAAAERSRRGYDSDSGVSEESDSKKAAACKSERDLHTSDVCAGGDTVVDGAVHEHSERDSTPAKGLSDCELSARVSDAATNADGSCCSDKGGAEPPKQRKKRSRAAFSHAQVFELERRFNHQRYLSGPERADLAASLKLTETQVKIWFQNRRYKTKRRQMAADLLASAPAAKKVAVKVLVRDDRRQYGPGELLRPPLLSVQPPCFYPYSYSYSYSYCLPAWTVSAGAADP